From Microcystis aeruginosa NIES-2549, a single genomic window includes:
- a CDS encoding GvpL/GvpF family gas vesicle protein gives MTVGLYLYGIFPEPVPDGLVLQGIDNEPVHSEMIDGFSFLYSLAHKEKYLASRRYLICHEKVLETVMEAGFTTLLPLRFGLVIKTWESVTEQLINPYKTQLKELFAKLSGQREVSIKIFWDNQWELQAALESNPKLKQERDAMMGKNLNMEEIIHIGQLIEATVLQRKQDVIQVFREQLNHRAQEVIESDPMTDDMIYNAAYLIPWEQEPEFSQKVEAIDQQFGDRLRIRYNNLTAPYTFAQLI, from the coding sequence ATGACAGTGGGTCTTTATTTATATGGAATATTTCCCGAACCAGTTCCTGACGGACTGGTTTTGCAAGGGATTGATAATGAGCCAGTTCACAGTGAGATGATTGATGGTTTTAGTTTTCTCTACTCCCTTGCTCATAAAGAGAAGTACTTGGCATCCCGTCGCTATTTAATTTGCCATGAAAAAGTATTAGAAACTGTCATGGAGGCGGGGTTTACAACCTTGTTGCCCCTGCGGTTTGGCTTAGTTATCAAAACTTGGGAATCCGTCACCGAACAATTAATTAATCCCTATAAAACCCAACTGAAAGAATTATTTGCTAAACTGTCAGGCCAACGAGAAGTTAGCATTAAGATTTTTTGGGATAATCAGTGGGAATTACAAGCGGCTTTGGAGTCTAATCCGAAGTTAAAGCAAGAACGGGATGCGATGATGGGTAAAAACTTAAATATGGAAGAAATTATCCATATAGGTCAACTCATTGAAGCCACTGTATTGCAACGGAAACAAGACGTTATTCAAGTCTTTAGAGAGCAATTAAATCATCGCGCCCAAGAGGTGATTGAAAGCGATCCGATGACGGATGACATGATTTACAATGCAGCTTATTTAATTCCCTGGGAGCAAGAGCCAGAATTTAGCCAAAAGGTTGAAGCAATCGATCAGCAGTTTGGTGATCGCCTAAGAATTCGCTATAACAATTTAACCGCACCCTATACCTTTGCCCAACTTATCTAA
- a CDS encoding gas vesicle protein K produces MTLACTPYDSDNQALLTSPESNSQAGLAPLLLTVVELVRQLLEAQIIRRMEKGVLSESDLDRAAESIQKLQEQILYLCEIFEVEPEELNVHLGEFGTLLPEAGSYYPGKEGIKPSVLELVDRLLNTGVVVEGNVDLGLAQLDLIHLKLRLVLTSQPL; encoded by the coding sequence ATGACCCTTGCTTGCACACCTTACGATTCTGATAATCAAGCCTTGCTGACCAGTCCAGAAAGTAATAGCCAAGCCGGTTTAGCCCCTTTACTGTTAACTGTCGTGGAACTGGTACGCCAATTGCTCGAAGCCCAAATCATTCGCCGGATGGAAAAAGGGGTTCTCAGTGAGTCCGATTTAGATAGAGCCGCAGAAAGTATCCAAAAATTGCAAGAACAAATTCTCTATTTGTGTGAAATTTTTGAGGTTGAGCCAGAAGAGTTAAATGTCCATCTAGGAGAGTTTGGCACTCTTTTACCGGAAGCAGGGAGTTATTACCCAGGAAAGGAGGGTATTAAGCCTTCTGTGTTAGAATTAGTGGATAGACTCCTCAATACAGGAGTTGTTGTGGAAGGAAATGTTGATCTGGGTTTAGCTCAACTAGATCTAATTCACCTCAAGCTTCGTTTGGTTTTAACTTCTCAGCCGCTTTAA
- a CDS encoding gas vesicle protein: protein MTSSTFAGSLKTQSNNALKTATQGSGLADILERVLDKGIVIAGDISVSIASTELINIRIRLLIASVDKAREMGINWWEGDPYLHSQSQALLAENRELSLRLQTLETELETLKSLAKLSAMESHDTSPNDEAHSSDA from the coding sequence GTGACTTCTTCCACTTTTGCTGGCTCGCTCAAAACCCAATCAAACAACGCTCTGAAAACAGCAACTCAAGGTTCGGGTTTAGCGGATATCCTCGAGCGAGTTTTAGATAAGGGAATTGTGATTGCTGGCGATATTTCCGTTTCGATCGCCTCCACTGAACTTATAAATATCCGCATTCGTTTGTTAATTGCTTCTGTTGATAAAGCAAGGGAAATGGGAATCAACTGGTGGGAAGGGGATCCCTACCTCCATAGCCAATCCCAAGCTTTACTAGCAGAAAATCGGGAACTTTCACTCCGACTCCAAACCCTAGAAACTGAGCTTGAAACCTTAAAATCCTTAGCCAAATTGAGTGCAATGGAGAGCCATGATACCAGTCCGAACGATGAAGCACATTCCTCAGATGCGTGA
- the gvpN gene encoding gas vesicle protein GvpN: MTVTETQTRRAVLSLRPGQFVVTPSIDQIATRALRYLNSGFSVHLCGPAGTGKTTLAMHLANCLARPVMLIFGDDDFTSSDLIGSQSGYTHKKLTDNYIHSVLKVEDELKHNWVDSRLTMACREGFTLVYDEFNRSRPEVNNVLLSALEEKILTLPPTSHQPDYLQVNSQFRAIFTSNPEEYCGVHATQDALMDRLVTINMPEPDQLTQTEILAKKTGIGRDDALFIVNLVKTFRLKTEAEKTSGLRSCLMIAKVCASHDIVASSSDADFRDICADVLLSRTNLSIDKSRAILWEILDDDLVEPLSVVEETEPSEGQASTSEPSTGNQSLKAIQSLLRGNLPQRKD; the protein is encoded by the coding sequence ATGACAGTTACTGAAACTCAAACAAGAAGAGCCGTTCTCTCCCTTCGCCCAGGTCAATTTGTTGTTACGCCTTCGATTGATCAAATTGCCACCCGCGCCTTACGTTATCTAAACTCCGGCTTTTCCGTTCATCTATGTGGTCCAGCAGGAACGGGAAAAACCACATTGGCAATGCATCTGGCCAATTGTTTAGCCAGACCTGTGATGCTCATCTTTGGCGATGATGACTTTACCAGTTCTGATTTAATTGGTAGCCAATCTGGTTATACCCATAAAAAGCTGACGGATAACTATATCCACAGCGTTCTCAAAGTTGAAGACGAGCTAAAACACAACTGGGTGGATTCTCGCTTAACAATGGCCTGTCGAGAGGGTTTTACCCTAGTTTATGATGAGTTCAATCGTTCTCGACCTGAGGTCAACAACGTTTTACTCTCTGCCTTGGAAGAGAAAATTCTCACCCTGCCACCCACTAGCCATCAACCCGATTACCTACAAGTCAATTCTCAATTTCGGGCAATTTTCACCTCCAACCCAGAAGAATATTGCGGGGTTCATGCTACCCAAGATGCTTTAATGGATCGGTTGGTAACCATTAATATGCCTGAGCCGGATCAACTGACTCAGACCGAAATTCTTGCCAAAAAAACGGGGATTGGTCGAGATGATGCCTTATTTATTGTCAACCTCGTCAAAACCTTTCGTTTGAAAACCGAGGCTGAAAAAACGTCAGGTTTGCGCTCTTGTTTAATGATTGCTAAGGTCTGTGCCTCTCACGATATTGTGGCTAGCTCCTCTGATGCGGACTTCCGTGATATCTGCGCCGATGTTCTTTTGTCCCGCACGAATTTATCTATTGATAAGTCAAGAGCAATTTTATGGGAAATCCTCGACGACGATCTGGTAGAACCCCTATCCGTTGTAGAGGAAACGGAGCCTTCCGAGGGCCAAGCGTCAACTTCTGAGCCTTCCACAGGAAATCAATCGTTAAAAGCCATTCAATCTTTACTGCGAGGCAACTTGCCCCAGCGGAAAGACTAA
- the gvpC gene encoding gas vesicle protein GvpC, translating into MPALMEKFREERLSIAEEVAELSREVQGFLLDVKTKRGQQAQEQATALRNSFQKVQQESNLFLTATQKQRLAQAEKQKEDLRQFQENRLAAAKKLDDDLRQQRLDRAKQLKDDLSQFQEQRLAAAKKLENDLRQERLDRAKQLKDDLSQFQEQRLAAAKKLENDLRQLHLDRAKQLKDDLSQFQEQRLAEAKKLKDDLRQFRQELSIYVFGK; encoded by the coding sequence ATGCCTGCTCTCATGGAAAAGTTCCGCGAGGAGCGTTTATCGATTGCTGAAGAAGTAGCTGAACTCTCGCGAGAAGTTCAAGGTTTTCTGTTGGATGTCAAAACTAAAAGAGGACAACAAGCGCAAGAACAGGCAACTGCTTTGCGTAACTCTTTCCAAAAAGTTCAACAAGAAAGCAACTTGTTTTTAACAGCTACCCAAAAGCAGCGTTTAGCTCAAGCGGAAAAGCAAAAAGAGGATCTACGTCAATTTCAAGAAAACCGTTTAGCTGCAGCGAAAAAGCTAGACGACGACTTACGTCAACAGCGTTTAGATCGAGCCAAACAGCTAAAGGACGATTTAAGTCAATTTCAAGAACAACGTTTAGCTGCAGCGAAAAAGCTGGAGAACGACTTACGTCAAGAGCGTTTAGATCGAGCTAAACAGCTAAAAGACGATTTAAGTCAATTTCAAGAACAACGTTTAGCTGCAGCGAAAAAGCTGGAGAACGACTTACGTCAACTTCATCTAGATCGAGCCAAACAGCTAAAGGACGATTTAAGTCAATTTCAAGAACAACGTTTAGCTGAAGCGAAAAAGCTAAAAGACGATTTGCGTCAATTTCGTCAAGAGTTGTCTATCTATGTTTTTGGCAAATAA
- the gvpA gene encoding gas vesicle structural protein GvpA, which yields MAVEKTNSSSSLAEVIDRILDKGIVIDAWARVSLVGIELLAIEARVVIASVETYLKYAEAVGLTQSAAVPA from the coding sequence ATGGCAGTTGAAAAAACTAACTCTTCCTCCAGCTTGGCTGAAGTTATCGATCGTATCCTTGACAAAGGTATCGTCATTGATGCTTGGGCTCGCGTCTCTCTAGTGGGCATCGAATTATTAGCGATCGAAGCTCGTGTAGTTATCGCTTCGGTTGAAACCTACCTCAAATATGCTGAAGCCGTTGGTCTAACTCAGTCTGCAGCGGTTCCTGCTTAA
- a CDS encoding OB-fold nucleic acid binding domain-containing protein, with protein sequence MVKIIGRQSLGRKPVYDIGVEKDHNFLLGNGLIASNCFNKSHSTAYAYVTYQTAYLKANYPVEYMTALLTASSDNQDKVEKYRENCQKMNIDVEPPDINRSQKHFTPIGRKILFGLSAVRNLGENAIEAILKAREATGGKFTSLGDFCERVDLRLVNKRALETLIYSGAFDKIQPNRHQLIEDLELVVAWAQKRTKEKESGQMNIFDMLGGSIENKQESEFEQSPSARAVEDFSLQEKLRLEKEHLGFYVSEHPLKALQRAAQVLSPINLADLEEHKTRKKVSAIVLLNAVKKIMTKKGTPMAFLTLEDASGQSEAVIFSDTYERLQKLLVEEATLMVWGKVDRRDDRVQLIVEDAEPIETIKMVMVNLSLQDVVNQNRQNLLKSILQSGDKQKAKVPVIATIGAGTQRQFVRLGQNYWVEDDNSVLESLKVAGFLANSAPLINH encoded by the coding sequence ATGGTTAAAATTATCGGTCGTCAATCCCTGGGAAGGAAACCAGTTTACGATATTGGGGTGGAGAAAGATCATAATTTTTTGCTGGGCAACGGGTTAATTGCCTCCAATTGTTTTAATAAATCTCACTCTACCGCTTATGCTTACGTCACCTATCAAACTGCTTATTTAAAAGCTAATTATCCTGTGGAATATATGACAGCGTTACTAACTGCTAGTAGCGATAATCAGGATAAGGTGGAAAAGTATCGAGAAAACTGTCAGAAAATGAATATCGATGTCGAACCTCCCGACATCAATCGATCGCAAAAACATTTTACCCCGATTGGACGCAAAATTCTCTTTGGTTTGTCCGCAGTTAGAAATCTGGGCGAAAATGCGATCGAGGCTATTTTAAAAGCCCGGGAAGCAACAGGAGGAAAGTTTACTTCCTTAGGGGATTTTTGCGAGCGTGTTGATTTACGATTGGTCAACAAAAGAGCTTTAGAAACGCTAATTTATTCTGGTGCTTTTGATAAAATTCAACCCAATCGCCATCAATTAATTGAAGATTTAGAATTAGTAGTTGCTTGGGCGCAAAAACGCACCAAAGAGAAAGAAAGTGGTCAAATGAATATTTTTGATATGCTAGGAGGTAGCATAGAAAATAAACAAGAGTCTGAGTTTGAACAGTCTCCCAGTGCGCGAGCAGTAGAAGATTTTTCCCTACAGGAAAAGTTAAGACTGGAAAAAGAACATTTAGGTTTTTATGTTTCCGAACATCCTTTAAAAGCTTTACAAAGAGCCGCTCAAGTCCTATCTCCTATCAATTTAGCTGACTTAGAAGAACACAAAACCAGAAAAAAAGTCAGTGCAATTGTCCTATTAAATGCCGTCAAGAAAATTATGACTAAAAAAGGGACTCCCATGGCTTTTTTAACCCTAGAAGATGCCTCGGGACAGTCGGAAGCGGTGATTTTTTCCGATACCTACGAACGTCTGCAAAAATTATTAGTTGAGGAAGCAACTTTAATGGTGTGGGGAAAAGTTGATCGCCGAGATGATCGGGTACAATTAATTGTCGAAGATGCGGAACCGATCGAAACCATTAAAATGGTGATGGTTAATTTATCCCTGCAAGATGTCGTCAACCAAAATCGTCAAAATCTTCTTAAAAGTATTCTGCAATCGGGAGACAAACAAAAGGCAAAAGTTCCCGTTATTGCCACCATCGGTGCGGGAACTCAGCGTCAATTTGTGCGTTTAGGACAAAACTATTGGGTAGAGGACGACAATTCGGTGCTAGAGTCTCTAAAAGTTGCCGGTTTTCTGGCTAATTCTGCACCTCTGATTAATCATTAA
- a CDS encoding M42 family metallopeptidase, which translates to MDFDHLFDSIATLVLHHSPSGMETEIDHLLLERFQELGLETWQDQAGNVIGKIKGQDSTKKIAITGHKDEIGAIIKAINPDGTLQIQRLGGAFPWIYGEGVVDIIGDRETRSGILSFGSRHISHQSPQKVQQENTPVTWESAWIETKLTPEELDACGVRVGSRVVVGKHRKQPFRLKDYIASYTLDNKASVAILLELAARVINPAVDIYLVASAKEEVGALGALFFTANNRLDALIALEICPLAPEYPIKDGSSPVLLSQDGYGIYDEQLNQELRIAAEKAGIPLQLAIISGFGSDASIAMKFGHIAKAACLGFPTQNTHGYEIAHLGAIANCISILEAYCQLI; encoded by the coding sequence ATGGATTTTGATCACCTCTTTGACAGCATTGCTACTCTTGTCCTCCATCATTCCCCCAGTGGGATGGAAACGGAAATCGATCACCTGTTACTAGAACGCTTTCAAGAGTTAGGATTAGAAACATGGCAAGATCAAGCGGGAAATGTCATTGGAAAAATTAAAGGACAGGATTCGACCAAAAAAATCGCCATTACCGGTCATAAAGACGAAATTGGCGCTATTATCAAGGCAATTAATCCCGATGGTACTCTGCAAATTCAGCGACTCGGGGGAGCTTTTCCTTGGATTTACGGAGAGGGAGTGGTAGATATTATCGGTGATAGGGAAACCAGATCGGGAATTCTCTCCTTTGGTTCCCGTCATATTTCCCATCAATCCCCGCAAAAAGTGCAGCAGGAAAACACTCCCGTCACCTGGGAATCCGCATGGATAGAGACGAAATTGACTCCGGAAGAATTAGACGCTTGTGGGGTGCGCGTCGGTAGTCGAGTCGTGGTGGGAAAACACCGAAAACAACCCTTTCGACTAAAAGACTACATTGCCAGTTATACCCTTGATAATAAAGCTTCCGTGGCGATTCTTTTAGAATTAGCGGCCAGAGTAATTAACCCTGCAGTGGATATATATCTGGTTGCCTCAGCTAAGGAGGAGGTAGGAGCCTTAGGGGCATTATTTTTTACCGCAAATAACCGCTTAGATGCTTTAATTGCCCTAGAAATCTGTCCCCTCGCGCCTGAATATCCGATTAAGGATGGCAGCAGTCCTGTTTTATTGTCTCAGGATGGTTACGGTATCTATGATGAGCAATTAAATCAAGAATTGAGAATAGCGGCCGAAAAGGCAGGAATACCCCTGCAATTAGCTATTATTAGTGGTTTTGGTAGCGATGCCTCCATTGCCATGAAATTCGGACATATAGCTAAGGCCGCTTGCTTAGGTTTTCCCACCCAAAACACCCACGGTTATGAAATCGCCCATTTAGGAGCCATAGCCAACTGCATTAGCATATTAGAAGCTTATTGTCAACTAATTTAG
- a CDS encoding membrane protein: protein MKERNYLLLNILAISTIIISLVLGIVLDKKAALLGILAVPAMVASFIHPRLGLLALIIYLPLSSTVTFAVARVFQVKGNFIGEEPSYSLYKIAKDAFYFPALAAILIKTKTFKQLRPQIKPFLITALILLASSLITFLSINLPQGAIAVGVVGLKTLLGYIPLVLCGYYLIKEKRDLFVVNRLLIVMILVCCVLALIQYFLLLQGICPDNEFLNQLEVTAPKSDTQFYPNIADKASLKAQCFVGGSVLYNPDRGLIRLPGTFSDPWQWGWFLVSSSVISYAASFSDPQKRWRVAGWVAMVLVFLATLVSGQRLPLLLVPLFYLVLFIATSKNKRKLPLKLGILGLLSLLSVTLIPFIRERGLNFIDRWLYSSPIDFVGNQMQWVFKYAQLFGLGLGTASSGSRHIVGEEGIRLIETYYAKLLYEVGIVGFIAFMVLVTILCILTFKAYLKVKNPALKHWGLCIWIFLLFISYNPYYYPLSVEPVSVYYWLFAGILLKLPEISDKLEDEAGFLEKNQVEN from the coding sequence ATGAAAGAGAGGAACTATCTCTTACTAAATATACTAGCGATCTCTACCATAATAATTAGTCTAGTTTTAGGGATTGTATTGGACAAAAAAGCCGCCTTGTTAGGAATTTTGGCGGTTCCCGCCATGGTCGCTTCTTTTATCCATCCCCGTCTGGGATTATTAGCCCTAATCATCTATCTTCCCCTGAGTAGTACCGTCACTTTTGCTGTGGCGAGAGTTTTTCAGGTAAAGGGCAACTTCATTGGCGAAGAGCCATCATATTCTCTCTACAAAATCGCCAAGGATGCCTTTTATTTCCCGGCTTTAGCGGCAATTTTAATTAAAACCAAAACTTTTAAGCAATTACGACCCCAAATCAAGCCTTTTCTCATCACAGCTTTGATTTTACTTGCCAGCAGTTTGATAACTTTTCTTTCTATCAATCTGCCCCAAGGAGCAATTGCTGTGGGAGTTGTGGGATTAAAAACCCTCCTCGGTTATATACCCCTAGTTCTCTGTGGCTACTATCTAATCAAGGAAAAACGGGATCTATTCGTGGTTAATCGGCTTTTAATCGTGATGATCTTAGTCTGTTGCGTTTTAGCTCTAATTCAATACTTCTTACTCCTCCAAGGCATCTGTCCCGATAATGAATTCCTCAATCAACTCGAAGTTACTGCCCCGAAATCCGATACCCAATTTTATCCGAATATTGCCGACAAAGCCAGCCTGAAAGCTCAATGTTTTGTCGGGGGTTCGGTGTTGTATAATCCCGATCGAGGCTTAATTCGTCTCCCAGGCACATTTTCCGATCCTTGGCAATGGGGTTGGTTTTTAGTATCTAGTAGCGTCATCAGTTACGCAGCCAGTTTTAGTGATCCGCAAAAAAGATGGCGCGTCGCTGGTTGGGTAGCAATGGTTTTAGTCTTCCTTGCGACTCTGGTTTCTGGACAAAGATTACCTTTATTGCTAGTACCTTTGTTTTATTTAGTTCTTTTTATTGCTACTAGCAAAAATAAACGAAAGTTACCATTAAAATTGGGAATCTTGGGGCTGCTTTCCTTGCTTTCAGTGACGTTAATTCCCTTTATTCGGGAAAGAGGGCTAAATTTTATCGATCGCTGGCTATATTCGTCTCCCATTGACTTTGTAGGCAATCAAATGCAGTGGGTCTTTAAATATGCACAGCTTTTTGGTCTTGGTTTAGGCACGGCCAGCAGTGGATCTCGTCATATAGTGGGAGAAGAGGGGATAAGACTAATTGAAACCTACTACGCTAAACTCCTCTACGAAGTCGGTATCGTCGGTTTTATCGCTTTTATGGTACTGGTGACAATTCTCTGTATTCTCACCTTTAAAGCCTATTTAAAAGTAAAAAATCCTGCTTTAAAGCATTGGGGTCTCTGTATCTGGATTTTCCTGCTTTTTATTAGCTATAATCCCTACTATTATCCTCTCTCCGTCGAGCCTGTTTCTGTTTACTATTGGTTATTCGCTGGAATATTGCTAAAACTGCCAGAAATCAGCGATAAATTGGAAGATGAGGCGGGATTTCTCGAAAAAAATCAAGTAGAGAATTAA
- a CDS encoding efflux RND transporter periplasmic adaptor subunit encodes MRPDTLENNQHSADNSLVPEIIALNPEIEPEKTEYSPKPTKTNSWLSGGRGLFIGVGLGVLLTLGATRFANRPQTAQNLNTQPVAAKNEAPAQTVTTTRVESTPVARTLKATGSVAADELIPILSQATGLQIKEIFVDEGDIVSQGQILARLDDTVLQAQLTQAQANVAQSRARLAELQAGSRKEEIAGAKQTIQRIKAEISQARSDWDLAKKRVQRNQSLEAEGAIARDRLDEVLNEERKQAAIVQQTQSRLGEAEQQLAQLQAGNRPEVIAQAKAQLAEAQSRLAIVNAQLNETRLISPVSGKIAERNGRIGDTTNGQNALFKIIENGRLELRLRVPENQLPLIRVGAPVTITSDANSSLKLSGQVREINPIVDEASRQATVKVDLTDNTGLKPGMFLRGAIVTNTSNSLTVPMTAVLPQKDNQALVYLVEPDNTVTAKTVQLGQIMPNNRVEILTGLQAGDRIVAKGAAYLGDGDKITAISDQ; translated from the coding sequence GTGCGGCCAGATACCCTAGAAAATAACCAGCATTCAGCCGATAATTCGCTAGTTCCCGAAATTATCGCACTTAATCCTGAAATTGAGCCAGAGAAAACCGAATACTCGCCAAAACCGACAAAAACCAACTCGTGGCTATCGGGAGGAAGGGGTTTATTTATCGGTGTGGGATTAGGGGTTTTATTGACCCTAGGGGCGACTCGTTTCGCTAATCGACCCCAAACAGCCCAAAACCTCAATACTCAGCCCGTAGCGGCAAAAAATGAGGCACCAGCACAAACAGTAACCACCACTAGGGTAGAATCCACTCCCGTGGCCCGCACCCTGAAAGCGACTGGAAGCGTGGCAGCCGATGAATTAATCCCGATTCTTTCCCAAGCGACGGGACTACAAATCAAAGAAATCTTTGTCGATGAGGGTGATATCGTTAGCCAAGGTCAAATTTTGGCTCGTCTCGATGATACCGTCCTACAAGCGCAATTAACCCAAGCACAGGCTAATGTCGCCCAATCCCGAGCGCGTTTGGCAGAATTGCAAGCGGGGAGCCGTAAAGAGGAGATCGCTGGAGCTAAACAAACTATTCAACGCATAAAAGCCGAAATTAGTCAAGCTCGATCGGATTGGGATTTGGCTAAAAAACGGGTCCAGAGAAACCAAAGTTTAGAAGCGGAAGGAGCGATCGCCCGGGATCGTCTCGATGAAGTCCTCAATGAAGAAAGAAAGCAAGCGGCGATCGTACAACAGACCCAATCCCGTTTAGGAGAAGCAGAGCAGCAACTGGCACAATTGCAAGCCGGCAATCGTCCCGAAGTGATCGCCCAAGCTAAAGCCCAATTAGCGGAAGCTCAAAGCCGTTTAGCCATTGTTAACGCCCAATTAAACGAGACTCGCCTGATTTCCCCGGTCAGTGGCAAAATTGCCGAAAGAAATGGCCGCATCGGGGACACCACCAACGGTCAAAATGCTCTCTTTAAAATCATCGAAAATGGGCGTTTAGAGCTAAGATTGCGGGTTCCTGAGAATCAATTGCCCTTAATCCGCGTCGGAGCGCCCGTTACTATCACTTCCGATGCTAATAGCAGTTTAAAATTATCGGGACAGGTGCGCGAAATTAATCCCATCGTCGATGAGGCATCCCGTCAGGCGACGGTTAAAGTCGATTTAACCGACAATACAGGGTTAAAACCGGGGATGTTTTTACGAGGTGCGATCGTGACGAATACTAGCAATAGTTTAACCGTCCCCATGACCGCAGTTTTACCTCAAAAAGATAATCAAGCTCTAGTTTATTTAGTTGAACCTGATAACACTGTCACTGCCAAAACTGTGCAATTAGGTCAAATTATGCCGAATAACCGCGTGGAAATTCTCACCGGTTTACAAGCGGGCGATCGCATTGTGGCCAAAGGGGCAGCCTATCTCGGTGATGGCGACAAAATTACAGCAATCAGCGATCAGTAA